One part of the Sorangiineae bacterium MSr11954 genome encodes these proteins:
- a CDS encoding metalloregulator ArsR/SmtB family transcription factor codes for MAAAAVDLDRTLAALADPTRRGVVDLLRRRPQRAGELAAAFDMSPPAMSRHLRVLRKTGLVAEDELEDDARVRVYRLRPEPFARLRDWLDEVETFWGGQLDAFKAHAERTRGNKAPR; via the coding sequence ATGGCGGCGGCGGCCGTCGATCTCGATCGCACCCTCGCCGCGCTGGCCGATCCCACGCGCCGCGGGGTGGTCGATCTTCTGCGCCGGCGCCCGCAGCGCGCGGGCGAGCTGGCTGCCGCCTTCGATATGAGCCCGCCGGCCATGAGCCGGCACCTTCGCGTGCTCCGCAAGACGGGGCTGGTGGCCGAGGACGAGCTCGAGGACGATGCGCGCGTCCGCGTCTACCGCTTGCGCCCCGAGCCCTTCGCCAGGCTGCGCGACTGGCTCGACGAGGTGGAGACGTTCTGGGGCGGGCAGCTCGATGCGTTCAAAGCGCACGCCGAGCGCACCCGCGGGAACAAGGCGCCCCGATGA
- a CDS encoding VOC family protein encodes MSKELPEGWPRISASLFYDDGPGAIDWLCRAFGFQVRLKIEGDDGSIVHSELEYREGVIMASSSSRCGPTRKSPRALEGVNTQSLFMYVDDVEAHCQRARAAGATIVTEPATTNYGDEYHVDRGYSALDCEGHLWYFAQRLRGSVKGA; translated from the coding sequence ATGTCCAAAGAGCTCCCCGAGGGTTGGCCCCGCATCTCCGCTTCGCTTTTCTACGACGACGGCCCCGGGGCCATCGATTGGCTCTGCCGCGCGTTCGGCTTTCAGGTTCGGCTCAAGATCGAGGGCGACGACGGGAGCATCGTCCACTCCGAGCTCGAGTACCGCGAGGGCGTCATCATGGCCTCCTCCTCCTCGCGCTGCGGGCCCACGCGAAAGAGCCCGCGCGCGCTCGAAGGCGTCAACACGCAGTCGCTGTTCATGTACGTCGACGACGTGGAGGCGCACTGCCAGCGCGCGCGCGCCGCGGGGGCGACCATCGTCACCGAGCCCGCGACCACGAACTACGGCGATGAGTACCACGTCGACCGCGGCTACTCGGCGCTCGATTGCGAAGGGCACCTCTGGTACTTCGCGCAGCGCCTGCGCGGATCGGTCAAGGGCGCCTGA
- a CDS encoding peptidase M1, which produces MRILLRTSALVLLVAPLAACDSAPLEPEGSRVHEALASTNDARATAKGATGALATASPAEGALATIDDTEGTVDTAKDTPAESWSYDLLETDLELDVANLRGKAALAIAAPGRSSASFEIGDLTIHSVTGKHGPLAYTAANGKLHVAIGRSYRPVRIEVEYTFKGHNQFDGWDPSAGVSFLWPYFCGNLFPCKSSPSDGVRFRLHVTGAPEGSKAIYPTNVPGDAPSYMPAIAVGDFTEIDLGSTLFGTRVKAWHLPGQEADTARGTAHLRNVFDFYERTYGRYTFGKVVGSVSANWGPGDYGGMEHHPYWHVAKGSMYNEETHAHEAAHGWFGNGVRVACWEDFVLSEGTTTYLAAHALKKQGVDVWPSYECRLKARCDADQASTPNTIALPDTTCNQIDLLHHPLWSGVPYYKGAYFYRKVAELIGEDRLDRALAHFYARHRGEAARMEDLLQTLKWHAPSKADAIEALANGWLRSFECPDEWSTLCPSSP; this is translated from the coding sequence ATGCGCATTTTGCTTCGAACCTCGGCACTCGTTCTGCTCGTGGCCCCTCTTGCAGCGTGTGACAGCGCACCGCTGGAGCCGGAGGGCTCTCGCGTTCACGAGGCGCTCGCGTCGACGAATGACGCGCGCGCAACAGCGAAGGGCGCCACGGGTGCACTGGCGACGGCGAGTCCTGCCGAAGGTGCGCTGGCGACAATCGATGACACCGAGGGCACCGTCGATACCGCGAAGGACACGCCCGCCGAGAGCTGGTCGTACGACCTTCTGGAGACGGATCTGGAGCTCGACGTGGCGAATTTGCGCGGAAAGGCGGCCCTCGCGATCGCAGCGCCCGGACGGAGCTCCGCATCGTTCGAAATCGGCGATCTCACGATCCACAGCGTCACCGGAAAACACGGACCGCTCGCGTACACGGCCGCCAATGGCAAATTGCATGTCGCGATCGGGCGCTCGTATCGGCCGGTTCGCATCGAAGTCGAATATACGTTCAAGGGGCACAATCAATTCGACGGCTGGGATCCGAGCGCAGGTGTCAGCTTTTTGTGGCCCTACTTCTGCGGCAATCTATTTCCGTGCAAATCCTCCCCATCGGACGGCGTCCGCTTTCGCCTGCACGTCACGGGGGCTCCGGAGGGCTCGAAGGCCATTTACCCGACGAACGTTCCGGGCGACGCGCCCTCGTACATGCCGGCGATCGCCGTGGGCGATTTCACCGAAATCGACCTGGGGAGCACCCTCTTCGGCACGCGCGTGAAGGCGTGGCACCTGCCCGGCCAAGAGGCGGACACCGCGCGAGGCACCGCGCACTTGCGGAACGTGTTCGACTTTTACGAGAGGACGTATGGCCGTTACACCTTTGGAAAGGTCGTCGGCAGCGTATCGGCCAATTGGGGACCGGGCGACTACGGCGGCATGGAGCACCATCCATATTGGCACGTGGCCAAAGGCTCGATGTACAACGAGGAGACGCACGCCCACGAGGCCGCGCACGGCTGGTTTGGCAATGGTGTGCGCGTCGCCTGTTGGGAAGACTTCGTGCTCTCGGAGGGCACCACCACGTACTTGGCCGCGCACGCGCTGAAGAAGCAAGGCGTCGACGTATGGCCGTCCTACGAGTGCCGGCTGAAGGCGCGCTGCGACGCCGACCAGGCCTCCACCCCCAACACGATCGCGCTCCCCGACACCACCTGCAACCAGATCGACTTGTTGCACCACCCGCTCTGGTCGGGCGTGCCCTACTACAAAGGCGCATACTTCTATCGCAAGGTGGCAGAGCTCATCGGCGAGGACCGCCTCGATCGCGCGCTCGCGCACTTCTATGCGCGCCATCGCGGCGAGGCCGCCCGCATGGAGGATCTCCTCCAGACATTGAAGTGGCACGCCCCCTCGAAGGCCGACGCGATCGAGGCGCTCGCCAACGGCTGGCTGCGCTCCTTCGAGTGCCCCGACGAGTGGAGCACGCTCTGCCCGAGCTCGCCGTAA